A single genomic interval of Verrucomicrobiia bacterium harbors:
- a CDS encoding site-2 protease family protein encodes MDTQALIDGLLMYIGLVIIVTFHEFGHAWMAWRLGDLSQRDQGRVTLNPLAHLDTFGTVILPLFFILANAFDKAFGGFLFGWGKPVMVDLNNLTHRRRQNLLITLAGPAMNLVLTALVLLLARAADLAHQPEAVKFCLNLALLSMFLFFFNLLPVPPLDGGNALHSLIGMKEETYLRLSQLGWIFILILINIRPLFAGLAYLSAITVKTGALWLGLI; translated from the coding sequence ATGGATACTCAGGCTCTCATTGACGGTTTGCTCATGTACATCGGCCTGGTCATCATCGTGACCTTCCATGAATTCGGTCACGCCTGGATGGCCTGGCGCTTGGGCGACCTCTCCCAGCGCGACCAGGGCCGCGTCACCCTCAACCCCCTGGCACACCTCGACACCTTCGGCACCGTCATCCTGCCCCTCTTCTTCATCCTCGCCAACGCCTTCGACAAAGCCTTCGGCGGCTTCCTCTTCGGTTGGGGCAAGCCCGTCATGGTGGACTTGAACAACCTCACCCACCGCCGCCGCCAAAACCTCCTCATCACCCTCGCCGGCCCCGCCATGAACCTCGTCCTCACCGCCCTCGTCCTCCTCCTGGCCCGCGCCGCCGACCTCGCCCACCAGCCGGAAGCCGTCAAATTCTGTCTCAACCTGGCCCTCCTCAGCATGTTTCTCTTCTTCTTCAACCTCCTCCCCGTGCCCCCCTTGGACGGCGGCAACGCCCTCCACTCCCTCATCGGCATGAAGGAGGAAACCTACCTGCGCCTCAGCCAGTTGGGTTGGATTTTCATCCTCATCCTCATCAACATCCGCCCCCTCTTCGCCGGCCTGGCTTATCTCTCGGCTATCACGGTCAAAACCGGCGCCCTCTGGCT
- a CDS encoding radical SAM protein, with the protein MRRPPPSLPSYLALARSGELHRRAATACAALAACRLCPRQCGVNRLHNERGRCGLGRLAVVASAFPHLGEEDCLRGWRGSGTLFFTGCNLHCVFCQNYDISHHPLGGAPLNPSQLANLMLELQAAGCHNLNWVTPSHLAPQLLEALALAAERGLSLPIVYNSSGYDAVETLRWFEGVVDIYLPDFKFWDPAVADRLAQAPDYPAVARAAVKEMHRQVGDLVLDDHGLARRGLLVRHLVMPHNLAGTAALAQWLAREISPHTRLNLMAQYHPAGRVATPQGAQLYPELTRRITPAEFHQACAAARHAGLLHSGKL; encoded by the coding sequence ATGCGCCGGCCTCCGCCATCCCTGCCGTCCTACCTGGCCCTGGCCCGCAGCGGTGAGCTCCACCGCCGCGCCGCCACCGCCTGCGCCGCCCTCGCCGCCTGCCGCCTCTGCCCCCGCCAGTGCGGCGTCAACCGCCTCCACAATGAACGCGGACGCTGCGGCCTCGGCCGCCTCGCCGTCGTCGCCTCCGCCTTCCCCCACCTCGGCGAGGAGGATTGCCTCCGCGGCTGGCGCGGCTCCGGCACCCTCTTCTTCACCGGCTGCAACCTCCATTGTGTCTTCTGCCAGAATTACGACATCAGCCACCACCCCCTCGGCGGCGCCCCCCTCAACCCCAGCCAGCTCGCCAACCTCATGCTCGAACTTCAGGCCGCCGGCTGCCACAACCTCAACTGGGTCACCCCCTCCCACCTCGCCCCCCAGCTCCTCGAAGCCCTCGCCCTGGCCGCCGAACGCGGCCTCTCCCTCCCCATCGTCTATAATTCCAGCGGCTACGACGCCGTGGAAACACTCCGCTGGTTCGAGGGCGTGGTGGACATCTACCTCCCCGATTTCAAGTTCTGGGACCCCGCCGTCGCCGACCGCCTGGCCCAGGCCCCCGACTACCCCGCCGTCGCCCGCGCCGCCGTCAAAGAAATGCACCGCCAGGTCGGTGATTTAGTCCTCGATGATCACGGCCTCGCCCGCCGCGGCCTCCTCGTCCGTCACCTTGTCATGCCCCACAACCTCGCCGGCACCGCCGCCCTCGCCCAATGGCTCGCCCGCGAAATCAGCCCCCACACCCGCCTCAACCTCATGGCCCAATACCACCCCGCCGGCCGCGTCGCCACCCCCCAGGGCGCCCAGCTCTACCCCGAACTGACCCGCCGCATCACCCCCGCCGAATTTCACCAGGCCTGCGCCGCCGCCCGCCACGCCGGCCTGCTCCATTCCGGCAAACTCTGA
- a CDS encoding glycoside hydrolase family 43 protein — translation MKQRMKAWLAWGGLLLGVGLWGVSGAEAGGRTYRNPIIDRMGPADPHVIRHGGKYYLYPTTDSRGYEVYISTNLVDWELHPRKVYEDVRGGVWAPDVWHDAKGEGKFYLYYTVGRGTKYIGVAVAEGPLGPFVDKGLLATNAIDAHLFQDEDGRLYLYYVNLAGGFKIMVTRMKDALTREGEAVEVIRPTADWEKASGEVTEGPFVLKRQGIYYLMYSGSGADSPHYAIGYATARAPMGPFVKYGGNPIAKRGGNVLGPGHHCVIGGPDGRLWMVYHQKASTNMGWDRFLAIDPLWFDEQGVIHVKTSRGTAEPAP, via the coding sequence ATGAAGCAAAGAATGAAGGCGTGGCTGGCGTGGGGTGGTTTGTTGCTGGGGGTGGGTTTATGGGGGGTGAGCGGGGCGGAGGCAGGGGGGCGCACGTATCGGAATCCGATTATTGATCGGATGGGGCCGGCGGATCCGCACGTGATCCGGCATGGGGGGAAGTATTATCTTTATCCGACGACGGACTCGCGGGGGTACGAGGTTTATATTTCGACGAATTTGGTGGACTGGGAGCTGCATCCGCGGAAGGTGTATGAGGATGTGCGCGGGGGGGTATGGGCGCCGGATGTGTGGCATGATGCGAAGGGGGAGGGGAAGTTTTACCTGTATTACACGGTGGGGCGGGGGACGAAGTACATTGGGGTGGCGGTGGCGGAGGGTCCGTTGGGGCCGTTTGTGGACAAGGGGCTGCTGGCGACGAATGCGATTGACGCGCATTTGTTTCAGGATGAGGACGGGCGGCTGTATTTGTACTATGTGAATCTGGCGGGGGGATTTAAGATCATGGTGACGCGGATGAAGGATGCGTTGACGCGGGAGGGGGAGGCGGTGGAGGTGATTCGGCCGACGGCGGATTGGGAGAAGGCGAGCGGGGAGGTGACGGAGGGGCCGTTTGTGTTGAAGCGGCAGGGGATTTATTATTTGATGTACTCGGGGAGCGGGGCGGATTCACCGCATTATGCGATTGGGTATGCGACGGCCAGGGCGCCGATGGGGCCGTTTGTGAAATATGGGGGCAATCCGATAGCGAAGCGGGGGGGCAACGTGCTGGGGCCGGGGCATCATTGTGTGATTGGGGGGCCGGATGGGCGGTTATGGATGGTGTATCATCAGAAGGCGAGCACGAACATGGGGTGGGATCGGTTTCTGGCGATTGATCCGTTGTGGTTTGACGAGCAGGGGGTAATCCACGTGAAGACGAGCCGGGGGACGGCCGAGCCGGCGCCGTAG